One Argentina anserina chromosome 6, drPotAnse1.1, whole genome shotgun sequence genomic window, ACTATGCGTACATAGGTATATAGTTCTTGTATTACTCTGGACCGTCCTGATTTTCCAAACCCCACTGTTTGTGTCCTAACTAGAAAAATTCCAGACAATTACAAAAGGGAAAGTCTGACCAGTTTTTCCCAGTAGCCAACAGCCCCTAAGATTTTCAGTGGGCGCCCCTCTCTTATTGGTCCCTAACTCTCTCAAGTCTTAACTCCCCACTTTGACATTTTTGGGGAAAAACCCCCCAACACTCTTCTTCTACATTCTTATTCCCAATATCAAATTCTCCCCCAAATCAAAAACCCTAGCTTTCATGGATTCTCGCCTCTTTCTCGCTCTTTCACTCTGTttcttctccctctccctcttccCTCACACATCCCACTCCAGAGCTCGAGTCCAGAACCTGATCGACCTCAAAAAAACGTAAACTTTAATAATTTATATGATCTTTAATAGTTTATATGATCCAAATTCATATTGTTATTGTGTTTTTGATCTTAaagtttgaatttttgatGGGATATTTGCGTGCATTTACAGTGTGGGATCTGTGATCAAATTGAAGAGAGGCCCTTCTTCTACTACATTTGATCCGGCTCACGTCTCTCAGCTCTCATGGAAGCCCaggtcttcttcttttttctttctctcaatTCTGCATTTTGAATTCTCAGCTTTGATTGTTTCTAAAGGAATTGACTTTTTCCTGTTTTGGTGATCTGCAGGGCTTTTCTGTACAAGAATTTTCTGACTGAGGAGGAGTGTGATCATCTGATCAACCTGGTAAAGTGTTTTAGTTTTTCGATTTGATGTGATTTAGCACAGAGGTTTAGGTCTGTTTGATTGACAATGTGGTTGAAAGTTTGGATTtttattggtgtggatttTTGGGGTTAGGCCAAAGATAAGCTGGAGGTGTCCATGGTGGCTGATAATGACTCTGGTAAGAGTATAAAGAGTGAAGTGCGGACGAGCTCTGGAATGTTTCTCTCGAAAGCTCAAGTGAGTGAATTTATCTGTTTTAAATATATAGCTTTGTATAAAGATTGTTTCTTCAGTCGATGTTTTTGGTTGGATTTGTTTGATTGTTTTCATGCGCGTTGCTTTGAGATGTTATGGCACATCTGATTTACACTATGTAATTTTGAACATATTACAACATTGTTGTAAGGTTTCTTTtggtctttttctttttgtctgTCTTCTGTGTGCTCGAGTTGTGGCTATTGTCTAAAAAGTGTTACACTGTGGGTTAGCATAGTTCTATACGAAATAAGTAGAAGCTGAATCTAGTGCATGTTTAAGGGTCTGATTTAACTCATGTTTTTCAAATCGGAAGGccaaatttttaaaaattaatcAAGAGCATTTCTGTATGCATTCCTAAACCTTGTTATAATAAGTAAAGTTTCCAACTTTGGTTTAGCTCCAAACTCGTTATGTATCTCATGTTTACTGCGTGATAACTGCATTATAGTGtgtaattcttttattgtacATGCCCAGAAAATGCAAAGCATCATCTCTTACTTTGGTGTCAGCACTTTTGGATTTTTGAACTTGCAATGCTTACTTGATGCTATTTGTTCTCCTTGAAGGATGAAGTAGTTGCCAACATTGAGTCCAAGATTGCTGCATGGACTTTCCTTCCAATTGGTAAATATCtcactttttcttgaatagggtaagaaaatgttttattttatctttaaTGATGTTAGGTTAttcttttgttctctaatcaGAAAATGGGGAGGCGATGCAGATACTGCATTATGAAAACGGTCAAAAGTATGAGCCACATTTCGATTATTTTCATGACAAAGCCAATCAAGAATTGGGTGGCCACCGAGTTGCCACTGTATTGATGTATCTCTCTAATGTCAACAAAGGTGGGGAGACAGTCTTTCCCCAAGCGAAGGTGAATAGTTACTTGCAACACTGTATTTTCATGCCTCAAAATTCTCTTGCCTTTGGAATTTCAAAGGTCTAATTTTACTTTTCCGACAGGTGAAAACACTTCAGAACAAGGATGAGGAGGTCCTGTCTGAATGTGCTAAAAATGGATATTCTGGTACTTTTTATCCATTCTAATAACTGCTATCATTGTGTATTGACTATTGAAATCTAGTGCTTAGCTCTCGTAATTGATCCAAATAATCTATGTATCCTCCTCTATATTAATAGATAAGGTTGTTAATTCATAGCATGCCCAAAGACAAAGGGAGGAGCAATTGTGGAATACtggaattttcatttttctggttttttttcttcctgcATTTGTAGTTTATATACCCATCAGCACTATCAAGTTTTAACACCAAATCAATTTGAATTAGTGATTTAAGGTCCCTAGTCAACTTTTGTAACATCTGTTGAAACCTATTTTGCACCGTtatattactatatgttatGAGATGTCGAATTTCTCCAAATAAAAATGTTATGACATGTTGAACACTATCTCCCATATGTTTTGTTTGACTTTGAAAAATACCTCTTTTCTTCCCTGACAGTGAAACCGTTCAAGGGTGATGCGTTGCTGTTTTTCAGTCTTCTTCCTAACGCAACAACCGATCCAAACAGTTTGCATGGGAGCTGCCCTGTCATTGAGGGTGAGAAATGGTCTGCAACCAAGTGGATTCATGTGAGATCCTTTGAAAAGTCAATAAAGATGGTACATAGCGGGGAGTGCACAGATGAGAACACAAACTGCGCTACATGGGTTAAAGCCGGTGAATGTGAGAAGAACCCTACATACATGGTGGGTTCAGTCGATCAACCCGGGTTTTGTAGGAAGAGTTGCAAGGCCTGCTCATCTTAGGGCAGTTATGTTCCTTCCTAGTTCTTTCTATACGGAAAGTGATTgttatttagatgtatataacATTGAGTTCTTTCCCAGATCAACTTTCCTAGCACATTCATAATGTACTTACACAGTTTACTATTACAAAAATGAACATGTAGGTCAAATTATTCTATTATTTTGGTTATGACTTTAAAATAGGTAATGCTTTCTTTTCAAAGATACTCACCTGTGTAATGAAACCTGGATGGTGAGGCATGCTGTTGAAATGAGAGCCAGTGACATTGTTATGCTGTCACAATCTGGGGAAGAGCCTAACCACATAAGCTTGGTCGTACTAAAAAGCTTAATTGCCTTTAGACCCTTTTTCCAAGTTAATATTTCTACGAGATGAATGCATGCGATTTTTTGATGTCATGTTTAACCATTTACTAACAGACGAGCACGGTCATGCAATTCTGGTTATAGGGAGGCAATAGAAGTAAGCATCAGttccatttttctttaaaaagaaaataggaAAAGTCCCTGTCAGGATATCAGTATTAGCTAATATTACCATGCCCAATTCACCCAATGTGAGCCTAGATAGAATATGCAATTCTATGATGTCATGTTAAACCGTTTTATAAGAAATGATAATGTTCATGCAATTCTGGTTAGCTTGGAGCCAAAGGGCGCATGCATTTCTTGTTTCTGATCTCTTTGCTAAACAAAACCCTTCCCTTTCTTCATTATAAGTACTCTGTCAAACTTGCATCACCATTACATAAGAATAATATTCACCTTAATTCAcactgctctctctctctctcttttccccCTGTGATTCTCTCTCAAAATGGGAAGGCCACCTTGCTGTGATAAGTTAAATGTGAAGAGGGGACTCTGGACTGCAGCCGAGGATGCAAAACTTCTTGCCTGTGTATCCAAACATGGAGTCGGAAATTGGACTGTGGTTCCTAAGAAAGCAGGTTGAGCGTTAATTTCTTAAATAGTTCGTTGAATCGATATTATCGACTACATAATCATGTTTATGCATTCATAGTTATTGTGTTAATGACTTTTGCAGGATTGAACAGATGTGGGAAGAGCTGCAGGCTTAGATGGACTAATTACCTCAGGCCTGACCTCAAGCATGACACCTTTACTCCTGATGAGGAAGAGCATATTATCAACCTTCATAAGGCTATAGGAAGCAGGTCACTTTTCTATCACGAGAATAAAAAAACTTCACATCTAGTTGAATTAAATCAAAGACAAATGGATTTTAATAAACTAGTTGAAATTTCAGACCTTTAAAAACATTAAAATCCTCTTTATTGATAAATATGCTTGTTAAGCTCTTAAGTtgttatattgaatttgaagaaATCAATCAGATAGACAGATCTATTTATAGGGTACAATCTTGAGTTGCTTTTGCAATGGAAAGATAGATGATCTGATTATGATAATTTTTTGTATTTCATGAACTTTCCACAATTTCTGATGTGTAAGAGCTGATGTCACTTTAGTTGTAAAAGATCATAATAAACACAAATCATACTATAACTGTTTTAACATGCAGCAGTATTCTGTTAGAGCTTAGAAgtgcatgcatatatagtgatcatctctttctctctcatgATACCTAGCAATTCTTATGATGGTAGTGCAGGTGGTCTATGATTGCAAAGCAACTACCAGGAAGAACAGATAATGATGTGAAGAACTACTGGAATACTAAGCTGAAAAAGAAGCTTAAAAATATAGGAATCGACCCTGTAACCCACAAGCCCATATCTCAGATCCTCACTGACTTTGGTAACATCACTTGCCTTCCACATCACACCGGGAATCATTTTGAGCCCTCTCTTAACAACAACTTGAACACGAGCACTGCATTCATACCTGAGTCAGATCTATCTTCGGGGATCACAGAACTTGCATACACCAATATGGTGATGATGAACCCCATTATGGAGTCACATGACCACTCCTCTACTAGTGCTCTTCCCTTCGGCTTTCTGTCTCACTTTCAAGCAATGAAACAAGATGACACCGTGCCATTGCCTCCTCATTTTTCAAATGAAGTAACTTCCTCTtgctcatcatcatcttctcctCTTGCCACAGATCTATTGAGCCCGCAGTATCATGCTTCTGCACAAGTTATGGCACCATCTTCATCTCCCTTTAATTGGAGTGAATTTCTTCTACAAGATCCTCTTTCATCCACAGATCAACCTAAGGAAGAAGAAGTGTTTCATGGACTTTTATCGTCACCAGCCAATCCCACAGTTGGTAATGGAATTCAATCTCAGTCATTTGAAGTTGGATCTTCATTAGCCATCAATGGAGGTCCAAGCTTGAACATCAACAAAAATTTGGCTAATGATCACATAGCCTCTTCTGCCTTGATTTCATTTGTGGACACCATCTTAGGTCAAGATAGTGAGATAAGGACAGCATTGTTCCCTGAACTTTTGGATGGATCTTTTGATTACTAATGATGCTATGACATCATAGTTAGCAATTTTCCTTTTAGATTACCTACATATATAAGCAAGCTTTAATTTTCTTGTCGAATTTTATCATATCATCCATGTCACTGTAATTTTTGTTCAAGGATATTACACATCTATCTACTTTAACATATTTGGCGATGATACAGTATTTGCAACACGCACTCAACTCCTATTGCAAGCTGGAATTATAGTCTTCATCTCTCGATTTCTTCTCCTTTAATCCTGGTTGTTTTAGGGGATTTACATATCCCTATCCAAATTAACTTCAActcgagaaaaaaaattgaaagtaGGAAAACTGAAAATACTAGATGGGCGTCAATAGAGATAAGCAGCGGATAAATAAAGTAAATCACTTTACTATTGAATATAAGATTACAATTGTCAACACCATTTAATCAATTGGAATACATTCTCAAAAGTAATAAAATACTTCACACTTGATTTACACGGTCAAGTGTATAACAAAGTCACTAAGATCTTTCTAGCCACTAAGGTCTATGACGCCACAAAGGTCGTTGATGCCACGAAAGTCTTGAGGTTGAGCCACAAAGGACTAAACACTCTTTCGATGAACTACTCACCAAAACAATACAAGGATGATTTTGAGAAAAACTCTTTGTCTATTTTTGTAGCTACACTCTGCCAAAAATCGTTCCTCTACTCTTTAACACAAAgtgtgtgcatatatataggcggCATCTGCAGCGGACGTCCGCAAATTTAAAAAGCGAGGATGCATCATGATTCAAGTTTTCAACATCCACAATCTATTGTTAAGTCatcttctctctcactctgGAAGAGTTTGAATAACCTTAATATCACAAATCATTTCAAAATGGCCTTTGATTCGTAGTGACCATGAAACTCATGTTCAACTACCATTTGATTTACATTCAagggttgaaaacaaaataactcaaCTTAAGATTTTTTAAAACCCCATAGATATATTAGTCTACTAAATACCTAATCAAAGGAGGGAATTTAGCACCTATATGGCAAGAATGACCCTCGGATAAAAGCTTTCctagttggactaggaaacgtcttcgttttctctctctttgttGTACACACCCTTGAGATCCATCAACTCATGGAGATCAATATATCTTAAAATTTTTATCTTTGTTGGGCCGTTTTGACCGACCCGGATCCATCGTTGGAACATA contains:
- the LOC126798736 gene encoding probable prolyl 4-hydroxylase 7 — its product is MDSRLFLALSLCFFSLSLFPHTSHSRARVQNLIDLKKTVGSVIKLKRGPSSTTFDPAHVSQLSWKPRAFLYKNFLTEEECDHLINLAKDKLEVSMVADNDSGKSIKSEVRTSSGMFLSKAQDEVVANIESKIAAWTFLPIENGEAMQILHYENGQKYEPHFDYFHDKANQELGGHRVATVLMYLSNVNKGGETVFPQAKVKTLQNKDEEVLSECAKNGYSVKPFKGDALLFFSLLPNATTDPNSLHGSCPVIEGEKWSATKWIHVRSFEKSIKMVHSGECTDENTNCATWVKAGECEKNPTYMVGSVDQPGFCRKSCKACSS
- the LOC126798734 gene encoding transcription factor MYB35; the protein is MGRPPCCDKLNVKRGLWTAAEDAKLLACVSKHGVGNWTVVPKKAGLNRCGKSCRLRWTNYLRPDLKHDTFTPDEEEHIINLHKAIGSRWSMIAKQLPGRTDNDVKNYWNTKLKKKLKNIGIDPVTHKPISQILTDFGNITCLPHHTGNHFEPSLNNNLNTSTAFIPESDLSSGITELAYTNMVMMNPIMESHDHSSTSALPFGFLSHFQAMKQDDTVPLPPHFSNEVTSSCSSSSSPLATDLLSPQYHASAQVMAPSSSPFNWSEFLLQDPLSSTDQPKEEEVFHGLLSSPANPTVGNGIQSQSFEVGSSLAINGGPSLNINKNLANDHIASSALISFVDTILGQDSEIRTALFPELLDGSFDY